The following is a genomic window from Hymenobacter monticola.
GGGTGGGCGCTGGCTTCCAGTTGCAGGTGCAGCACCTCGCGGGCCGGCACGGGCCAGGCCTGAATCCGACTGTCTGCTTTGGCCGTGCGCACGGCCAGCACGCCGGTGGGCAGGAAGCGCACCAAGCCCGTGGCGGGCTGCCCTGCCGCCTGCAGGAAGTAGCCGCCCGCTACAACAGCACCATCGGGCTGCACCAGCACATCCGATACTGAGTAGCGCTCAAAAACAGGGGTGCCGGTCGGATTGGTGATGAGGCTGGTGCTGAAAGTAGCATCGAGCTGGCCATTTGCCTCGAGCCGGGCCAGCAAGGTAGCCGGGGCACCGAACTGGCTGCTTTGCTGCATGTAGCCGCCCACTACCAGCCGGCCATCGGCCTGTGCGGCTACGGCATTCACCCCGGAATAGGCCAGCGCTGGTCCGGCAATGGGCTGGAAAGGCGTTGTAAAGCCCGCTACATCGGCCCCGCTGGCCGTGGCCCGGGCCAGCACTCTGGTAGCACCCAATACGCCGGAAGTGATGTAGTCGCCGGTGGCCGATACCTGATAAACCCGGTCCAAGCCCGTGTAAGGCAATCCCTGCGATGCCTGGGCCGGGGGCGTATAAGCAAATGCGGGGTCCGGGTTGCCGCCCGGTAACAGGCGCTGCAGGGTCTGGCTATAAGTTGCTCCGGTTACGGGCACTACGCACACAATAGAACCATTTGCCTGCACCAGCCCGCTGTAGACGACCGGCTGGGCAGCCGGTGGGGCAAAGGTGGGCTCTACGCTGCCGTTGGCCAGAAGCCGGGTCAGGTTGGCCTTGCCAGCAGCATCGGTGAACGCCCCGCCCACGATTATCTGCCCACCGGCTTGCTCGGCCAGCAATTGAATGCGGCTGCGCGGTGAAGAAGCAGTCAGTGGTATTGCGGGTACAAAGCCCGGGTCGGCAAGGCCGCTCGTAGTTAAGCGCGCAAATACCGGTTCCTCGGGCGAACTATTGGCGGTGTAAGTGTTGCCGTTTAATGTGTTGCCGGCAACCAGCACCTTGTCATCGGCCTGCACAGCCAATGCCGACAGGGTCCAGGAGGCGCTGTTGGGTTGCCGCCAGGCAAAGTTCAAGTCAGGCTGCCCGTCCGGCAGCAGTCGCGCAATGCGGTCGGTCAGGTGGCCGTCAATGCTGTTGAAATACCCCGCAATGAGCAGCTTGCCATCGGCTTGCCGCACCACTTTCCGCACATTTCCCGGCACTTGTAGCAAGGGTGCAAAGGTCGTTTCCAACGCCCCGGTAGGCTGCAAGAGGGACAGCGTGCGGCGCTGCCCCGAAAAATTGCTGGTGTAGCCCCATGTCAGCAGGTTGCCGTTGGGCAGGCCCCGCAGCTCGCTCAGCGCCCAGTCGGGACCGCTGCCCGGCTGGAAAGCGGCATCGAGAGCGCCGTTTGCCTGCAAACGCACCAGTTGAGCGTCGAAACGGGCTCCGGTTTGCGACAAAGTAGAGTAGGTGCTCTGTAGCACCGCTACCTGCCCGTTGGGCGTCACCACCAGGCGCTGGCAGTCGCGCCCCGCCACGCTGGCCGGCACGGCAAAGCCGGGGTCGAGTGCCCCGGTAGGCAGCAAGCGAAATATCGAAACAGATTGCCCGCCAACGACATTGATAGCATAGCCACCAACCACCACAGAACCATTGGCAGTTAAGGCAATCGAATTGACGTAGAGCGGAGCATTGGTGTAGGCTTGGTTCTGGAAGCTGGTGTCGGTGCTGCCATTGGTGTTCAGCCGGGCCACAAAAAACGCACGGCTGCCGTTGAGCCAAGTGAATGGGCCACCCAGGATAATTTTCCCGTCGGTTTGCAGCAGCATCTGATTTACTTGCGAACCGTAAGTCAGCGAAACGCTGAAGCTTGGGTCAAGCGTCCCATCGCTCTGCAAACGCACGATTTCCGCATTCGCGTTGGTTGTAAAATCGCCCCGAATGATAATTCGGCCATCTGCCTGGAGCAGCATTTCCCTTACCTCGGGGGCAGGATAACTCCCCGAAAAAGTCACGTTAAGGGTGGGGTCCAACGTACCATTGGCGTTAAGCCGAAACAAATAGTTGCGCTGCGTAGCGCCGTTTTGGTAGCGGCCCTGCACCAAAAGCTGCCCATTGGGCATGGGCAGCAGCTTCCCCGCCCACACGGTGGCCGCGCTTAGGTTTTGCCGAAATACCTGGTCCTCAACGCCCGCCGCATCGAAGCGTGCCAAGCCGCTGCCCGCCTGGCCATTGATGCGGGTGAAATCCCCAGCAACCACGAACTGCCCGTTCGGCATCTGGACCGCATCTTTCACCGTGGCCTCCCCATAAATCGCGGGAATATGAAACGCGGGGTCAAGCGTTTGGGCCAGGAGCCGGTTCGGAAGCCAAGCCAGTAGTGCCAACCATAAAATCGGAATTCGTAAGTGATGCATCATCGGGCCAGTGGAAAGAGGTGAATGTGGAAGTAACAGAATTCAGTACTAATGTATTGCGCGACAACTTGACTATTCAGAAGCTTGCTGAAATGAGCAAAAATCCAGCCACGTACCACGTTCCAACGTACTTTCGTTCTATGTCCGACACCGCCGCTCCCGCCCCCAAAAAGCTTTTCCTGCTCGACGCGTTTGCCCTCATCTACCGCTCGCACTTCGCGTTCAGCAAAAACCCGCGCATCAACTCCAAGGGCATGAACACGGGCGCCGTGCTCGGCTTCACCAACACGCTGGTGGAGGTGCTGCAAAAGGAGAAGCCCACCCACATCGGCGTGTGCTTCGATGCGGCCAAGAAAACCTTCCGCCACGACCAGTTTGCCGAGTACAAGGCCCAGCGCCAGGCCATGCCCGAGGACATCGGCATCGCCATTCCCTACATCAAGAAAATCATCCAGGGCTTCCACATCCCCATCCTGATGATGGACGGCTTCGAGGCCGACGACGTTATCGGCACGCTGGCCCAGAAAGCGGAGAAGGAAGGCTTCGAGGTGTTTATGATGACGCCCGACAAGGACTACTGCCAACTGGTGACGGAGCACATCAAAATCTACCGCCCCGCCTTCATGGGCAACGCGGCCGAAATCCTGGACGTGGACCATGTGCTGGCCCGCTTCGAGATTGAGCGCGTGGAGCAAGTCATTGACATTCTGGGCCTGCAGGGCGATGCTTCGGACAACATCCCGGGCATTCCCGGAATTGGCGAGAAGACGGCCAAGGCCCTGATAAAGCAATACGGCTCGGTGGAAAACCTGATTGCCAACTCCGACCAGCTCAAGGGCAAGCAGCAGGAAAACGTGCGCAACTTCGCCGAGCAGGGCTTGATGAGCAAGGAGCTGGCCACCATCCACGTGAACGTGCCGCTCGACTTCGAGCCCGACAAGCTGGTGCTCGACGCGCCCGACGAGAACACCCTGCGCGAGCTGTTTGAGGAGCTGGAGTTCCGGCAGCTGTCGGCCCGCATTTTGGGCGGGGGCAGCGGCCCGGCCCGCATGCCGGCCAGCGTGGCCGCTCCTGGCTCCAAGCCCGTGCGGCGGCCCCGGGCAGCGGCCGGGCAGGCCTCCTTATTCGGCAACCCCGGCGACGAGGCCGTGGCCATTGGCGCCGAAGAAGGCGAAACGGCCGGCTACGGGGCGCCCAGCGGCCCACGCAAGCGGCTGGAGGACGTGCCGTATAACTACCACCTGATGGATACGCCGGAGCTGCGTAAGTCGCTGCTGGGCTTCCTGATGCAGCAAACGGAAGTGAGCTTCGACACCGAAACGACCGGGCTGGATATTATGACCGCGCGGCTGGTGGGCCTGAGCTTCTGCTGGCTGCCGGGCGAAGCTTACTACGTGCCCGTGCCCACTGAGGACCAGACCGCCGTGCAAGCCATTGTGGAGGAGTTCTGCCCGTTTTTCTCGGCCTCAACCATCCTGAAAATCGGCCAGAACGTGAAGTACGACCTCACCATTCTGCGCCATTACAGCGTGGAAGTGAGCGGGCCGCTGTTCGACACCATGCTGGCCCACTACCTCATCGAGCCCGACATGCGCCACAACATGGACGTGCTGGCCGAAACCTACCTGCACTACACGCCCGTGAGCATCATCGAGCTCATCGGCCCCAAAGGCAAGAAGCAGAAAACCATGGCCGACATTCCGCCGGCCGAAGTGAAAGACTACGCCTGCGAAGACGCCGACGTGACCCTGCAGCTCAAGCACGTATTCGAGCCCATGCTCAAGGACCTGGGTTTGCTGGGCTTGCTCAACGACGTGGAAAACCCCTTGGTGCCGGTGCTCAGCAGCATCGAATACGAGGGCGTGAAGATTGACTCGGGCGCGATGAATGAGTACTCGGCCGAGCTGCAGGGCTACATCACGGAGCTGGAAGGGCAGATTTTCCGCGAGGCCGGGCAGGAGTTCAACATCGGCTCGCCCAAGCAGCTGGGTGAGGTGCTGTTCGATAAGATGGACATCGGCAAGGGCAAGGTGAAGAAAACCAAAACTGGCCAGTACGCCACCGGCGAGGAGGTGCTCAGCCAGCTCGCCGCCGACAACCCCATTGCCGGCCTCATCCTTGAGCACCGCCAGCTCACCAAGCTGCGCAGCACCTACGTGGAAGCCCTACCCCAGCTGGTGAGCGTGGTGGACGGCCGTGTGCACACCAACTTCAACCAGGCCGTGACGGCTACCGGCCGCCTCAGCAGCACCAACCCCAACCTGCAGAACATCCCCATCCGCACGGAGAAGGGCCGCGAAATCCGCAAAGCCTTCGTGCCGCGCGACGATAAGCACGTGCTGCTGGCCGCCGACTACTCGCAGGTGGAGCTGCGCATTATGGCCGACTTTTCGGGCGATAAAACCATGATTGAAGCCTTCCGCCTGGGCCAGGACGTGCACACCAGCACGGCCAGCAAGGTGTTCAAGGTGCCGCTCGAAGCCGTGGACGGCGAAATGCGCCGCAAAGCCAAAACCGTCAATTTCGGCATCATCTACGGCATTTCAGCCTTTGGGCTGGCCCAGCGCATCGGCATCGGCCGCAAGGAAGCCACCGACATCATCGAGACCTACTTCCAGGAATTCCCCTCAGTGAAGGCCTTCATGGACGAGAGCATCAACCGCGCCCGCGAGTTGGAATACGCCGAAACGCTGCTCAAGCGCCGCCGCTACCTGCGCGACATCAACTCGCGCAACGCCACGCTGCGCGGCTACACCGAGCGCAACGCCATCAACGCCCCCATCCAGGGCACGGCCGCCGACATCATCAAGATGGCCATGATTAACATCTACCACTGGCTGCGCGAGGAGAAGCTCCAAACCCGCATGATACTGCAGGTGCACGACGAACTGGTCTTCGACGCCGTGCAGGAGGAAGTCGAATACATCACCCCCAAAATCAAGGAGCTAATGACTACGGCCCTGCTGTTGCCCCACGGCGTGCCGCTGGAAGTAGAAGTGGGCACTGGTCGCAACTGGCTGCAGGCCCACTAACTAGATTCCTGCCTGTGGAAATGCCAAGCTGGTGGAGGGCGCTATTGATTGCCTTAAGCATGGGACTGCCCCTGGCTAGCTGGGGGCAGAACGACACTGCTGCCGCTTTTCAACCCCTATTGCGACGATTGTACAGTGAGCGGTTTTATAACGCTTTCAAGACACCGGCGAGCTTTTCGCTACCCATTGTGTACCGAGACAGTGTTTTTGATGCTGATAAGCAACGGGTTCTAAATTTTGAGTTGCAACTAGCTGATGAACCCTTAGCGCTAAAGCGTCGGATAGTCCAGTTGAACGGCCACGGCTACCCAGTAGCCTACCCCGTGGTCTTTCAAAATCACTTGGTGGCCCTCTTTAAAAACGGAAAATTTGGCTGTTATAATCTGAATGATTTAGCCCCTAATGACGCATTAGAGCGGCAGCTCAACACCAACAACTGGAAGCAGTTTTGGCTCTTGAATGGAAAGTTGGTGGCGCAAAGCGCAAGCAGGACTTACTCTTTTGAACCAGCTTCCGGCTGGCACCTTTCCAAGCAGCCGGTTCCTTTAGGTCAGCGGCCGAAGCTGTACGAAGACGCACGCTACGTAGCCTACTCCGACTGCAACGGGGAGTTTGGCGGCACGGTGTATTTCTATAATAAACAAACCCGAAAGACGCACCGCGCCAATGCAACCTGCGCCAATAGCCTATGGCAGGAAGATGGAAAATACCGTCTCCTAACATCGCTGGGCCACCTGATGGGCTCGGCTGGTTGTGCCATCATTCCTGACCCGGATGTATTGCCACTAGCAACTCATTCTGCTAATGAAAAAGTCAACTGGCAATACCGTTTTACACTACCGGAAAAAGGAGTAACCCCCGTTTTTAGGTTTCATGGGCTGCAGCTTTTGAGTGGGTTCAACTGGCACAATAAAAACTTGTACTTGATGAACTGGCGCCAAACCAGTTTTCTGGTAACGATTAGCAATCAAGTTATTACCATAGTAGACCCCTTGTTTGCCGACAATCTTTACACCCATGACCCCATCACGAACTCCTATAGTTCGGACCTGGCCGTAAGCAACATCAATTTATTCGATTTGGGTGAGCGTACTGTGTTGGCAACGCTGATATGGCAAGGCCAACAGCTTACCAAGGTAGAATGGAATGAATAATTTCAAAATCAGCTGATTGCGAGAATTTGGCTAGTGGCTTTATAACTTATAAAGTCATTTGTTCCTGCCTTGTACGCAGCCGCTTTGGCTGCGTAGTTAGCCCTCAAATTTGCTTGCCATGATGTTCTCCGCCGGCGTGTAGCATGCACCCCAGCAGGCCGGCCTCCGTATAGCTTTCGCACTTTACGTTTACCAACGCCATGCCTCACCCTTCGCATACTTCCACCCTGCAAAACCTGGCCCGCGGCGTGCTGGGCTCTTTCATGGTGCTGGCCGGCACCGGGCACCTCACCTTTGCGCGCCGCGAGTTCCAGGCGCAGGTGCCCGACTTTGTGCCCGGCGACAAGGACACCACCGTGCTGGCCTCGGGCGTGGTCGAAATTGGGCTGGGGCTGGCGCTGCTGTTGCTGAAGGGTAAGAACCGGCGGCGCATGGGCGTGGGGCTGGCCGCCTTCTACGCGGCCGTGTTTCCCGGCAATGTGCACCAGTACACCGAGCGCATTTCCGCTTTTGGCCTCGATACGGATGCCAAGCGGCTGGCGCGGCTGTTTTTCCAGCCCGTGCTGATGGGCGCGGCCCTGTACTCGACCGGCGCGCTGCAGTCGCTTAAGAAACAGAAATAGCCAACTTCAGTGGACCGACCCGACCAAAAAACCATGCTGGCTGAACTGACCAGCCTGCTCACCAAAGGCAACGCGCACGCCACCTTCGAGGAAGCCTGCGCCGGCCTCACACCCGAAATCTGGAACCAACGCGTGCCCGACGTGCCCTACACTATCTGGCAGCTGGTGGAGCACGTCCGCATTGCGCAGTGGGACATCGTGGAGTTTTGCCTAGAGCCCGACCACGAGTCGCCGAAATGGCCGGAGGGCTACTGGCCCGCGCCCGATGCCACCGCCGACGAGGAAGAGTGGCAGGAAACCCTCGACCATATCCGCCAGGACCGACAGCG
Proteins encoded in this region:
- a CDS encoding DinB family protein; amino-acid sequence: MLAELTSLLTKGNAHATFEEACAGLTPEIWNQRVPDVPYTIWQLVEHVRIAQWDIVEFCLEPDHESPKWPEGYWPAPDATADEEEWQETLDHIRQDRQRFLHLLHAPGTDLLAKIPHGTGQTILREAMLIADHNAYHTGEIILVRRLLKAWK
- the polA gene encoding DNA polymerase I, with amino-acid sequence MSDTAAPAPKKLFLLDAFALIYRSHFAFSKNPRINSKGMNTGAVLGFTNTLVEVLQKEKPTHIGVCFDAAKKTFRHDQFAEYKAQRQAMPEDIGIAIPYIKKIIQGFHIPILMMDGFEADDVIGTLAQKAEKEGFEVFMMTPDKDYCQLVTEHIKIYRPAFMGNAAEILDVDHVLARFEIERVEQVIDILGLQGDASDNIPGIPGIGEKTAKALIKQYGSVENLIANSDQLKGKQQENVRNFAEQGLMSKELATIHVNVPLDFEPDKLVLDAPDENTLRELFEELEFRQLSARILGGGSGPARMPASVAAPGSKPVRRPRAAAGQASLFGNPGDEAVAIGAEEGETAGYGAPSGPRKRLEDVPYNYHLMDTPELRKSLLGFLMQQTEVSFDTETTGLDIMTARLVGLSFCWLPGEAYYVPVPTEDQTAVQAIVEEFCPFFSASTILKIGQNVKYDLTILRHYSVEVSGPLFDTMLAHYLIEPDMRHNMDVLAETYLHYTPVSIIELIGPKGKKQKTMADIPPAEVKDYACEDADVTLQLKHVFEPMLKDLGLLGLLNDVENPLVPVLSSIEYEGVKIDSGAMNEYSAELQGYITELEGQIFREAGQEFNIGSPKQLGEVLFDKMDIGKGKVKKTKTGQYATGEEVLSQLAADNPIAGLILEHRQLTKLRSTYVEALPQLVSVVDGRVHTNFNQAVTATGRLSSTNPNLQNIPIRTEKGREIRKAFVPRDDKHVLLAADYSQVELRIMADFSGDKTMIEAFRLGQDVHTSTASKVFKVPLEAVDGEMRRKAKTVNFGIIYGISAFGLAQRIGIGRKEATDIIETYFQEFPSVKAFMDESINRARELEYAETLLKRRRYLRDINSRNATLRGYTERNAINAPIQGTAADIIKMAMINIYHWLREEKLQTRMILQVHDELVFDAVQEEVEYITPKIKELMTTALLLPHGVPLEVEVGTGRNWLQAH
- a CDS encoding DoxX family protein codes for the protein MPHPSHTSTLQNLARGVLGSFMVLAGTGHLTFARREFQAQVPDFVPGDKDTTVLASGVVEIGLGLALLLLKGKNRRRMGVGLAAFYAAVFPGNVHQYTERISAFGLDTDAKRLARLFFQPVLMGAALYSTGALQSLKKQK
- a CDS encoding T9SS type A sorting domain-containing protein, which codes for MKDAVQMPNGQFVVAGDFTRINGQAGSGLARFDAAGVEDQVFRQNLSAATVWAGKLLPMPNGQLLVQGRYQNGATQRNYLFRLNANGTLDPTLNVTFSGSYPAPEVREMLLQADGRIIIRGDFTTNANAEIVRLQSDGTLDPSFSVSLTYGSQVNQMLLQTDGKIILGGPFTWLNGSRAFFVARLNTNGSTDTSFQNQAYTNAPLYVNSIALTANGSVVVGGYAINVVGGQSVSIFRLLPTGALDPGFAVPASVAGRDCQRLVVTPNGQVAVLQSTYSTLSQTGARFDAQLVRLQANGALDAAFQPGSGPDWALSELRGLPNGNLLTWGYTSNFSGQRRTLSLLQPTGALETTFAPLLQVPGNVRKVVRQADGKLLIAGYFNSIDGHLTDRIARLLPDGQPDLNFAWRQPNSASWTLSALAVQADDKVLVAGNTLNGNTYTANSSPEEPVFARLTTSGLADPGFVPAIPLTASSPRSRIQLLAEQAGGQIIVGGAFTDAAGKANLTRLLANGSVEPTFAPPAAQPVVYSGLVQANGSIVCVVPVTGATYSQTLQRLLPGGNPDPAFAYTPPAQASQGLPYTGLDRVYQVSATGDYITSGVLGATRVLARATASGADVAGFTTPFQPIAGPALAYSGVNAVAAQADGRLVVGGYMQQSSQFGAPATLLARLEANGQLDATFSTSLITNPTGTPVFERYSVSDVLVQPDGAVVAGGYFLQAAGQPATGLVRFLPTGVLAVRTAKADSRIQAWPVPAREVLHLQLEASAHPQRVQLLDALGKTVISQEATAADVSLNTAALAPGVYVLRVDYASGPATRRIVVE